The Pseudomonas sp. GD03919 region CGCGACAGCTTGGCGCCATGCATGAAGAACAGCAGGGCGATGGCCAGGTTGGTGATCCACTCGAAGATCGTCGCAGCCTGACCGCGGGCAGGCAGCAGCGTGGCGGCGAGTACCACGGCGAGCAAGGTCAGGGTGAAATTGTCGGGCAGCAGACGGCGCAGGAACATGGCGAATCTCGGGCTTGCGATACAGGATGCCGCCAGACTATCGTCGGTGAAAATTTCCGGCTAACGCCAAAGAGCCAGCTAGTGTCGACAAACAGACATCCTGCCACCGTCTACCGTAGCCTGCCCGAGCTACCCAGCCTGCCCCGGCCGCTCTATGGCCGGGTCGAGTCGCTGACCAACCGGGCGCTGACCTTTCGCCACACGCACCCCTGGGTGCAGCTGTCCTACGCCATCGCCGGCGTGCTCGAGGTGCAGACTGCCGGCGCCCGTTTCGTCGCCCCGCCGCAGCGTGCGGTATGGGTACCGGCGGGGGTCGAGCATCGGGTCTTCAGCTCACCGCGTACCGAAATGCGCAGCCTCTACATCGACAGCAGCGCCGTACCCTGGGGGCCGGGCGAATGCCGCGTGCTGGCAGTCAGCCCGCTGCTGCGCGAACTGATCCGCCGTTTCAGCGCCCTGCCGGCCGAGTATGACGAGCAGGCTGCGCCGGGCCGCCTGGCTGCGGTGTTGCTCGATGAGCTGCAGGCAGCACCGGAAGTGGCGTTGATGCTGCCACTGGCGCAGGATGCACGCCTACGCGAAGTCTGCCAGGGATTGGAGGATGCCAACCTGCGCCAGCTCGGCCTGAGTGCCTGGGGGGAACGCCTGGGTGTCTCGGAAAAGACCCTGAGTCGGCTGTTCCTGCGTGAAACCGGCCTGAGCTTTCGCGCCTGGCGCCAGCGCCAGCGCCTGCTCGATGCGCTGACCCCGCTGGAACAGGGCGAGCGCGTCACCGACGTAGCGCTGGCCTGCGGTTATGACTCGCTGTCGGCCTTTATCGCCGCCTTTCGCCATCAGTTCGGTGCAACACCCGGGGAGTTCTTTCGTCAGTAGCGCCAGCAGACCGCTGTCGCAGCCTGACTCACTCTTCGAACACGACCGGGCAGCGCTCGGCACCTTCCAGCTTGAGGATTTCCTCCACCACCTGCGGGCGCGCCTGGCGCAGCACCAGGCTACGCTTCAGCGCCTGCAGGCGGCGCGCCTCCTGATGCAGCATCTCCACGCCGGCATAGTCGATGAAGTTGATGTGCCGCGCGTCGATCACCAGGCGCTGTCCGCGGCTGCGCTGCAGCAACTGCTGGATGTACTGGCAGGCGCCGAAGAAGATCGAACCCTCGATGCGCAGCACCTCGTCGTCGCCGTCCTGCCACAGGCGCACGCGCGGCTGCGAGGTGCGCTTGAGATAGAAGAACAGCGAGGCCAACACGCCGGCGTAGATCGCCGTCTGCAGCTCCAGCACCAGGGTGGCGGCGAAGGTCAGCAGCATCACCATGAACTCGGAGCGGCTGACTCGACGTAGTGCACGGATCGCCGGCAGATCCACCAGGCCCCAGCAAATCAGCAGGATGCCGGCGGCCATCACCGGCAGCGGGATATGCGTCAGCAGCGCTGCGCCGAACACCGCGAACAGCGCCACCAGCAGCGCCGAGAACACCCCGGCCAACGGCGTACGCGCGCCAGCCTGCAGGTTCAGCGCCGAGCGGGTGAAGGAGCCGGCTGACAGCGAGGCAGAGAACCACGGCCCGAGCATGTTCGACAGGCCCTGGGCGCGCACCTCCTGGTTGGCGTCGAGGAACTGGTGCGATTTCACCGCCAGCGCACGAGCAATAGACAGGCTGGTGACCAGCCCGAGCATGCCGCAGGCCACCGCTGCCGGTAGCAGGCGCAGCACGTCGTCGAGGTCGAAACTCAGCATGGTCAAAGGTGGCAGGCCTCCTTCGAACGGTGCCACCAGGGCGATGTCAGCGGTGAAACGTGCCGGAAGTAGCCACGCCAGCAGACTGCCGCAGACCAGACCGATCAGCAGTGCGGGGGCCTTTGGCCAGAGTTTGCGCACGGCCACGCTGAGCAGCAGGGTGAAGGCCGCCAGGGCCAGACTCGGCCAGTGCGCTTCGGGCAGGTGCTGGCCGATCTGCAGCAGGCTGGTCAGGGCCGTGGGTTGGTTGGCGACCTCGACGCCGAGCAGATTGGGCATCTGCCCGATGGCGATCACCAGCGCCGCGCCGAGGGTGAAGCCGAGTACCACCGACTGCGAGACGAAGTTCACCAGGGCGCCGAAGCGCAGCATACCTAGCAGCCACTGGAACAGCCCGGCGAGAAAGGTCAGCAGCAGGATCAGGGCGATGAATTCGTCGCTGCCGATGCGCGCCATGGGGCTGGCGCTGGTGAACAGGACGATGGAGATCGCGGCGGTCGGCCCGCAGATCAGGTGCCAGGACGAGCCCCACAGACAGGCGATGATCACCGGCACGATGGCGGCGTACAGGCCGTATTCGGCGGGCAGGCCGGCAATCAGCGCGTAGGCCAGCGATTGCGGCAGGGCCAGGATGGCGCCAGTCAGGCCCACCAGCAGGTCGTTGCCGAGGGTCTTGCGGCTGATGCCAGGCAACCAGCGGAGAAACGGCAGCAGGCTCTGAAGCTCGGGTAAGTGCATGGCAGGCGTGTTTGACTCGTCCGTATTGATGAAGTGCAAGCGCGCAGGCCCGCGCCTGGAGCGCTACCCGGCTCGGATGAACGCTGCACAGGACTATAACCCTCTCTGCGCGCAATAACCGTCCGAGCGCGCCATACTGCAATAGCCAGACGTGACCCTTATACTGAGCGTCGTTGTTCAGGTCGTCATCGCTGCATGCCTGACAGCACCCCACACTCCAACCGGTGAAGTGAACCGTGAAACTCCGTCATTCGATTTTGGGCCTGCTGCTATGCGGTAGCCTTGTTGTTTCGAACCTCCAGGCCGCGCCGGCCCAGCCCAAGCAGGAGCTGGCCGCTGGTAGCGCATTGCTAATCGACCTGAAGACTGGCCAGGAGCTCTATTCCAGCAATCCGGACCTGCGCCTGCCGGTGGCCTCGGTGACCAAGCTGATGACCGCCATGGTGGTGCTCGACGCCAAGCTGCCGCTGGATGAGAGGCTGCCCATCACCATCCGCGACACCCAGGAAATGCAGGGTGTGTTCTCCCGCGTGCGCATCGGCAGCGAAATCACCCGCCGCGAGATGCTGCACCTGGCGCTGATGTCCTCGGAAAACCGCGCCGCTGCCAGCCTCGCGCACCATTACCCGGGCGGCCATGGCGCCTTCGTCGCG contains the following coding sequences:
- a CDS encoding AraC family transcriptional regulator encodes the protein MSTNRHPATVYRSLPELPSLPRPLYGRVESLTNRALTFRHTHPWVQLSYAIAGVLEVQTAGARFVAPPQRAVWVPAGVEHRVFSSPRTEMRSLYIDSSAVPWGPGECRVLAVSPLLRELIRRFSALPAEYDEQAAPGRLAAVLLDELQAAPEVALMLPLAQDARLREVCQGLEDANLRQLGLSAWGERLGVSEKTLSRLFLRETGLSFRAWRQRQRLLDALTPLEQGERVTDVALACGYDSLSAFIAAFRHQFGATPGEFFRQ
- a CDS encoding SulP family inorganic anion transporter, with protein sequence MHLPELQSLLPFLRWLPGISRKTLGNDLLVGLTGAILALPQSLAYALIAGLPAEYGLYAAIVPVIIACLWGSSWHLICGPTAAISIVLFTSASPMARIGSDEFIALILLLTFLAGLFQWLLGMLRFGALVNFVSQSVVLGFTLGAALVIAIGQMPNLLGVEVANQPTALTSLLQIGQHLPEAHWPSLALAAFTLLLSVAVRKLWPKAPALLIGLVCGSLLAWLLPARFTADIALVAPFEGGLPPLTMLSFDLDDVLRLLPAAVACGMLGLVTSLSIARALAVKSHQFLDANQEVRAQGLSNMLGPWFSASLSAGSFTRSALNLQAGARTPLAGVFSALLVALFAVFGAALLTHIPLPVMAAGILLICWGLVDLPAIRALRRVSRSEFMVMLLTFAATLVLELQTAIYAGVLASLFFYLKRTSQPRVRLWQDGDDEVLRIEGSIFFGACQYIQQLLQRSRGQRLVIDARHINFIDYAGVEMLHQEARRLQALKRSLVLRQARPQVVEEILKLEGAERCPVVFEE